In Chelmon rostratus isolate fCheRos1 chromosome 9, fCheRos1.pri, whole genome shotgun sequence, the following proteins share a genomic window:
- the pcdh12 gene encoding protocadherin-12, which produces MLLALLLVLSLCSGARSSEPSSVTIQYRVWEEQPAGTRVGRLVDDLRQRDEGGPLEDFQVVEHEKALPFSVSTRDGVVSTQGRLDREELCRGSDLCELAFSVLYRKSGAVNCLRVRVEVMDQNDHSPTFPSAVQEVEISETAGLRMRIPLDRAVDPDAGPNGLQTYSLSVNQHFALDVTVAPGGTKQAELVVIKELDREVQASFDLTLVAWDKGNPPRSGSTLVRVNIQDSNDNSPAFEDSTPTVELPEDTARGTTIINLKATDPDQGANGEVEYSLSKHTHPEVQRLFFVDPQTGAVSVIAPLDYEVKASYEVIIQARDRGPNAIPTHCKLHVKLRDVNDNAPRIHMTWTPPNSPVATVLEGALPDTFLALVMVSDADSGQNGKVAAHIPEGSGPFRLKRIHGNNYMIVTDGPLDREKVMQYNITLLAQDYGDPPLSCVKHLPVHVLDENDNAPVFSSSLYKTSFEENNMAGYHALKVEAHDVDLELSGRVSYFIRTLNEVETDTQSFSIHPTSGVISVQHPLDYEESHAYSFIVEAVDQGHPPLTSTATVQIDIQDVNDNYPIIKEPKPRKGVSSLSVPVNADKGEIVTELGNDMEEGSTTLPISHSVREGFVGFLASTIKAEDSDSGLSGQLSYLITDGNPYGLFWLDQDTGQLFVNTTNATELIGKTFKVNIAVSDMGSPSLTTETTLEVTFINLKDHLKNSSPGNRGQLSFTMMMAICLGATCLLLLLAVALVTTFCRPEKRDNHAYNCRQAESTYTRHPRRPQKNIRKSDIQLIPVIRGRKEEPPEDDSEAQPLAPSPVMSEDQQTDRQYTLTPSVMNTSFRSQSYPEGDVNQPITHHCRTLRKPGNIELDGALPLTPATSYRTLRKARNPSSSSSISHSSTLKRQTRAEGEEAEPLSSASQATLRRPKTSEGRGGHDAEHRQMLRNLVRLSMAAFGESIELSSASPEVQQISQLLSLLRQGQLQPRPNFRGNKYSHRNGRFGGQDCSDWQSTKDSGHGESEAGDVDWEPGRDSPIDPQLEEGLNNLLNNTDDVFSEANDPAWMARLSLPLAADYHDNVFVPNGPPSPESELLPRDGLDSSSFSTFGKTPEKDGPLGGALLSEVSTLFEMLMTQKADAHPGPRPDVLYRLSAAYRRSLGLDGATSAAAGNAPRNSGNAEKRSGLAPPSGLYQ; this is translated from the exons ATGCTGCTGGCTCTGCTTCTGGTTCTGAGTCTTTGCTCTGGTGCTCGCTCCTCTGAGCCGTCATCAGTAACTATCCAGTACCGGGTTTGGGAGGAGCAGCCTGCGGGAACCCGGGTCGGCCGTCTGGTGGACGACCTCCGTCAGAGGGACGAAGGCGGGCCTTTGGAGGATTTCCAGGTGGTGGAGCATGAAAAAGCCCTTCCCTTCTCCGTCAGCACTCGAGATGGGGTCGTCTCCACCCAGGGCCGGCTGGACAGGGAGGAGCTGTGCCGGGGGTCAGACCTGTGCGAACTGGCCTTCAGCGTCCTCTACAGGAAAAGCGGTGCTGTGAACTGCCTGCGGGTTCGTGTGGAGGTGATGGACCAGAATGATCACAGTCCCACCTTCCCCAGCGCGGTGCAGGAAGTAGAGATCTCTGAGACAGCTGGCCTCAGGATGCGAATCCCTTTGGACCGGGCGGTGGATCCTGACGCTGGGCCTAACGGCCTCCAGACCTACTCGCTATCTGTCAATCAACACTTTGCTCTTGATGTGACTGTTGCTCCAGGTGGGACAAAACAGGCAGAGCTGGTGGTGATCAAAGAACTGGACAGGGAGGTTCAGGCCTCATTTGACCTCACACTGGTAGCATGGGATAAAGGGAACCCTCCCAGATCTGGGAGCACATTAGTCCGTGTTAATATCCAAGACTCAAATGATAACAGCCCTGCATTTGAGGACAGCACTCCTACTGTGGAGCTGCCTGAGGATACAGCTCGCGGGACAACCATCATCAACCTCAAGGCCACTGACCCAGACCAGGGTGCTAATGGGGAGGTGGAGTATTCGCTCAGTAAGCACACACATCCGGAGGTTCAGAGGCTCTTCTTTGTGGATCCACAAACTGGAGCAGTGAGTGTCATAGCACCCCTGGACTATGAGGTCAAGGCCTCTTATGAAGTAATCATACAAGCCCGTGATCGTGGGCCGAATGCGATtccaacacactgcaaactGCACGTCAAGCTTAGAGATGTAAACGATAATGCACCAAGGATACACATGACCTGGACTCCACCCAACTCACCTGTGGCGACAGTGCTGGAAGGAGCACTGCCAGACACTTTTCTTGCTCTAGTGATGGTCTCGGATGCGGATTCAGGACAAAATGGCAAAGTTGCAGCACATATTCCGGAAGGATCGGGCCCTTTCCGTCTTAAACGTATCCATGGTAACAATTACATGATTGTTACTGATGGCCCTCTTGATCGAGAGAAGGTAATGCAGTATAACATCACACTCCTTGCCCAGGATTATGGCGATCCCCCACTCTCTTGTGTTAAACACCTGCCTGTCCACGTCCTGGATGAGAATGACAACGCCCCCgtgttctcctcctccctctatAAGACCTCCTTTGAGGAGAACAACATGGCAGGCTACCATGCTCTCAAAGTTGAAGCCCATGATGTTGATCTGGAGCTCAGCGGAAGAGTGTCCTACTTCATACGCACCTTAAATGAAGTGGAAACTGACACACAATCTTTCTCCATCCACCCGACCAGTGGTGTCATTAGTGTCCAACATCCTCTAGACTACGAGGAATCCCATGCCTACTCTTTCATTGTGGAGGCTGTTGACCAAGGCCATCCGCCTCTCACTAGCACAGCCACTGTGCAAATCGACATCCAGGATGTGAATGACAACTACCCAATCATCAAAGAGCCAAAACCCAGAAAGGGTGTGTCCTCTCTAAGTGTACCTGTCAATGCAGACAAGGGGGAGATTGTGACCGAGCTGGGAAATGACATGGAAGAGGGATCCACCACTTTGCCGATCAGTCACTCAGTCAGAGAGGGATTTGTTGGATTCCTCGCATCAACCATAAAGGCTGAAGACTCGGACTCTGGGCTGAGTGGGCAACTCAGCTACCTCATCACTGACGGAAACCCATACGGATTGTTCTGGTTGGACCAGGATACAGGCCAGCTGTTTGTGAACACTACTAACGCCACTGAGCTAATTGGGAAAACCTTTAAGGTGAATATTGCTGTGTCTGACATGGGCAGTCCCAGCCTGACCACCGAGACGACCCTGGAGGTGACTTTCATCAATCTCAAGGATCATCTGAAGAACTCATCACCTGGTAACCGAGGACAGCTCAGCTTCACCATGATGATGGCAATCTGCCTGGGTGCCACCTGCCTGTTGCTTCTGTTGGCCGTTGCTTTGGTGACAACATTCTGCCGGCCAGAGAAACGGGACAACCATGCTTACAACTGCAGACAGGCTGAATCGACCTACACCCGCCATCCAAGGCGCCCGCAGAAGAACATCAGGAAGTCTGACATCCAGCTAATTCCTGTCATCAGAGGACGAAAGGAAGAGCCACCGGAGGATGATAGTGAAGCCCAGCCATTGGCTCCATCTCCAGTGATGTCAGAGGAtcaacaaactgacagacagtATACCTTAACACCATCAGTGATGAACACAAGCTTCCGTTCCCAAAGTTACCCAGAAGGGGATGTCAATCAACCCATCACCCACCACTGCAGAACGCTTCGGAAACCTGGAAACATTGAACTTGATGGCGCTTTGCCTCTGACACCTGCCACGTCATACCGGACTCTGCGGAAAGCCAGGAAcccttcatcatcctcttcaaTCTCACATTCGAGCACCTTGAAGCGGCAGACTCGCGCTGAAGGGGAAGAGGCGGAACCACTGTCTTCAGCATCCCAGGCAACTCTCAGGAGGCCTAAGACCTCAGAGGGACGAGGGGGGCACGATGCAGAACATCGGCAGATGCTTCGGAACCTGGTTCGACTCTCCATGGCTGCGTTCGGGGAGTCCATTGAGCTTTCCTCCGCTTCCCCAGAAGTGCAG cagatctcccagctcctctccctcctccggCAGGGTCAGCTGCAGCCGAGGCCCAACTTCAGAGGGAACAAATACTCTCATCGCAACGGCAG ATTTGGAGGCCAGGACTGCTCTGATTGGCAGAGCACCAAAGACAGCGGACACGGTGAGAGCGAGGCCGGAGATGTGGACTGGGAACCAGGAAGAGACTCACCCATAGAcccacagctggaggaggggcTTAACAACCTGCTCAACAAcactg acgaCGTCTTCTCAGAAGCCAACGATCCAGCCTGGATGGCCAGGCTCTCTCTCCCACTCGCCGCCGATTACCACGACAACGTCTTTGTCCCCAATGGGCCCCCGTCCCCCGAAAGTGAGCTCCTTCCCCGGGACGGCCTGGACTCCTCGTCCTTCTCCACGTTCG gtAAAACTCCAGAGAAGGACGGCCCACTGGGCGGGGCCCTCCTGTCTGAGGTCAGCACGCTGTTTGAGATGTTGATGACGCAGAAGGCCGACGCCCACCCCGGCCCACGGCCTGACGTCCTGTACCGACTGTCTGCGGCGTACCGGCGCTCGCTGGGCCTGGACGGCGCCACTTCGGCTGCCGCAGGCAACGCACCGAGGAACTCTGGGAACGCCGAGAAGAGGTCGGGCCTGGCTCCACCTTCAGGACTTTATCAATAA